The following coding sequences are from one Bacteroidota bacterium window:
- a CDS encoding cupin domain-containing protein yields MNKPEVTLLKKGVVFKILQVTGEKDMQMPKHISTKEAVIVIEEGNAIIEIASKERLLKKGDSMIIPATVPHSLLVMTSLKAIVMMPVESEIEFIN; encoded by the coding sequence ATGAATAAACCAGAAGTAACATTACTCAAAAAAGGGGTCGTATTTAAAATATTACAAGTAACAGGTGAAAAAGATATGCAGATGCCTAAACATATCAGTACCAAAGAAGCAGTTATTGTTATTGAAGAAGGTAATGCAATCATTGAAATAGCCTCCAAAGAGCGTTTATTAAAAAAGGGTGATTCAATGATAATTCCAGCTACCGTTCCACATTCATTATTAGTAATGACTAGTCTTAAAGCAATTGTAATGATGCCAGTTGAATCAGAAATAGAATTTATAAACTAA
- a CDS encoding 2Fe-2S iron-sulfur cluster binding domain-containing protein, which produces MSQIKDIKIILIKGGQKIQFLTYTNEYRSLMELLSDKLYLENFGECKGMGRCCTCLIKINSKFHKVNDFEGNELATLKKHNFNNLNDRLSCQIIIDQNLELIEIEL; this is translated from the coding sequence GTGAGTCAAATAAAAGATATAAAAATAATTTTAATTAAAGGGGGTCAAAAAATCCAATTTTTAACTTACACTAATGAGTATAGAAGCCTGATGGAGCTTTTATCGGATAAATTGTATCTAGAGAATTTTGGCGAATGTAAAGGCATGGGACGTTGTTGTACTTGTCTGATTAAAATAAATTCTAAATTCCATAAAGTAAACGATTTTGAAGGAAATGAATTAGCTACTCTTAAAAAACACAATTTTAATAATTTAAATGATAGGCTTTCTTGCCAGATAATAATTGACCAAAATTTAGAATTAATAGAAATAGAATTATAA
- a CDS encoding group III truncated hemoglobin codes for MKEIITIEDIKLLVDAFYTKVRTDSLLAPIFNDKIQDRWPIHLEKMYRFWQTVLLNQHTYNGSPFVPHAKLPVDQHHFDRWLLLFYQTIDENFSGEKATEAKWRAEKMAEMFYHKIEYYKSNPDKLIL; via the coding sequence ATGAAAGAAATAATAACCATTGAGGATATAAAATTATTGGTCGATGCGTTTTACACAAAAGTAAGAACTGACAGTTTATTGGCTCCAATTTTTAATGATAAAATTCAAGATAGATGGCCAATTCATTTAGAAAAAATGTATCGTTTTTGGCAGACCGTTTTATTAAATCAACATACCTATAACGGCAGTCCATTTGTTCCTCATGCTAAACTTCCTGTAGACCAACATCATTTCGATAGATGGCTATTATTGTTTTACCAAACAATAGATGAAAATTTTAGTGGGGAAAAAGCAACAGAAGCCAAGTGGCGAGCCGAAAAAATGGCCGAAATGTTTTATCATAAAATTGAATACTATAAAAGCAATCCAGATAAATTAATCTTATGA
- a CDS encoding tryptophan 2,3-dioxygenase translates to MEQTIIHQIEEKYKNLGENPETYLKGLLQAKPINYWDYVEVDTLLSLQKPRTNFKDEEIFIMYHQVTELFLKLMIHEIKQIVYSDSITETFLITKMSRLNRYTTMLINSFDVMKDGMDYDDYNTFRTTLAPASGFQSAQFRLIEIYCTRIKNLINQEGKKHISDQPSIEEYFEHIYWKDAGLNRKTGEKTLTLRQFEEKYLDRFISLAKKVKGKTIEEQILKIENPSNELTQILREFDCLYNIKWPQVHLNTAKQYLDKKGENQAATGGSEWKKYLHPQFQQRKFFPELWTEHEISEWGKSTNI, encoded by the coding sequence ATGGAACAAACAATCATTCATCAAATTGAAGAAAAATATAAGAATTTGGGCGAAAATCCTGAAACATACTTAAAAGGCTTACTACAAGCAAAACCAATTAACTATTGGGATTACGTTGAAGTTGATACGCTATTATCATTACAAAAACCACGTACAAATTTTAAAGATGAAGAAATCTTCATTATGTATCATCAAGTTACAGAATTGTTTTTAAAATTAATGATTCATGAAATTAAACAAATTGTTTATAGTGATTCAATTACAGAAACATTCTTAATTACAAAAATGAGTCGGCTTAATCGTTATACCACGATGTTAATCAATTCGTTTGACGTTATGAAAGATGGCATGGATTACGATGACTATAATACATTCAGAACAACCTTAGCGCCAGCAAGTGGTTTTCAAAGTGCTCAATTCAGATTAATAGAAATTTATTGTACTCGTATTAAAAATTTAATTAATCAAGAAGGTAAAAAACACATCTCAGATCAACCATCAATCGAAGAATATTTTGAACATATTTATTGGAAAGATGCTGGATTAAACCGGAAAACTGGAGAGAAAACACTGACTCTAAGACAATTTGAAGAAAAATATCTTGACCGTTTTATATCTCTAGCTAAAAAAGTAAAGGGAAAAACAATCGAAGAACAAATATTAAAAATTGAAAACCCATCTAATGAACTCACACAAATTTTGCGAGAGTTTGATTGTTTGTATAATATTAAATGGCCACAAGTTCATCTTAACACAGCTAAACAGTATTTAGACAAAAAAGGCGAAAATCAGGCAGCAACAGGTGGTTCTGAATGGAAAAAATATTTACACCCACAGTTTCAACAACGAAAATTTTTCCCTGAGTTGTGGACAGAACACGAGATATCAGAATGGGGAAAATCTACTAATATTTAA
- the ric gene encoding iron-sulfur cluster repair di-iron protein yields MNTTKEKTIGEMVADDYRTAGVFQSFGIDFCCKGNQTIDEVCESKSISKSLLYNDLEKVKISEDNPATDYKFWPLDLLADYIEKKHHRYVEDKTPVLKQYLDKICTVHGKNHPELFEIKDLFNQSASELAAHMKKEELILFPFVRKMAIAKQENQPSPQPPFGTVQSPIKTMMHEHDTEGEIFRRIEKLTDNYTPPLDACNTYKVTFALLKEFETDLHLHIHLENNILFPKSIEMEKEVKKEY; encoded by the coding sequence ATGAATACCACTAAAGAAAAAACAATTGGTGAAATGGTAGCAGACGATTACCGCACCGCAGGAGTGTTCCAATCATTCGGAATCGATTTTTGTTGTAAGGGCAATCAAACGATAGATGAAGTTTGTGAAAGCAAAAGTATTAGTAAAAGCTTATTGTACAATGATCTCGAAAAAGTAAAGATAAGTGAAGATAATCCAGCAACAGATTACAAGTTTTGGCCATTGGATTTATTAGCTGATTATATTGAGAAAAAGCATCACAGGTACGTTGAAGATAAAACACCTGTCTTAAAACAATACCTTGATAAAATATGTACAGTGCATGGTAAGAACCATCCAGAATTATTTGAAATAAAAGATTTGTTTAATCAATCTGCGAGCGAACTCGCTGCTCACATGAAAAAAGAAGAGTTGATTTTATTTCCGTTTGTAAGAAAAATGGCAATTGCAAAACAAGAAAATCAGCCCTCTCCTCAGCCTCCTTTTGGAACAGTTCAAAGTCCCATAAAAACAATGATGCACGAGCATGATACCGAAGGCGAAATATTTAGAAGAATCGAAAAATTAACTGATAATTATACACCGCCACTTGATGCTTGCAATACATATAAAGTAACATTTGCTTTGCTTAAAGAATTTGAAACTGATTTACATCTTCACATTCATTTAGAAAACAACATCTTGTTTCCAAAATCAATCGAGATGGAAAAGGAAGTTAAAAAAGAATACTAA
- a CDS encoding cytochrome c gives MNIFNDHKKLYTTAGALFLGLTFLTAIMPALQNQKNTEPLPESKPLSGDALAGKMIYISEGCVACHSQQVRNIDMDKVFGSRPGMAADYANIERTSFWQNTATLMGTERTGPDLTDVGNRQSSIDWNLMHLFNPRTVVKQSIMPSYEWLFETKLHPTKSDVVVNVPPEFLKGLHGKLVAKKEALQLVAYIQSLKQIPLPDGSKTPIFLYKKETKVSLESNSNSDADGKTLYIANCQSCHQANGEGLKGAFPSLKGSPIVNGDNLELYVDIIMNGYDARAEYGVMSAVGTNMEFSEHQVAAIINYERTSWGNTGKKVSPEEVKKIMDFIKIKATAAK, from the coding sequence ATGAATATATTTAATGATCATAAAAAACTGTATACAACAGCAGGTGCTTTGTTTTTGGGACTAACATTCCTTACGGCAATTATGCCCGCTCTTCAAAATCAAAAAAACACTGAACCTCTGCCCGAATCTAAACCATTAAGTGGTGATGCTTTAGCCGGTAAAATGATTTATATATCCGAAGGTTGTGTTGCTTGTCATTCACAACAAGTAAGAAATATAGATATGGACAAAGTATTCGGCTCTCGCCCAGGAATGGCTGCTGATTATGCCAATATAGAAAGAACCAGTTTTTGGCAAAACACGGCAACATTAATGGGTACCGAAAGAACAGGCCCGGATTTAACCGATGTAGGAAATAGGCAATCAAGTATAGATTGGAATTTAATGCACCTGTTTAATCCTCGTACCGTTGTTAAGCAATCCATCATGCCATCCTACGAATGGCTGTTCGAAACAAAACTTCATCCTACTAAATCAGATGTTGTTGTAAATGTGCCTCCAGAATTTTTAAAGGGTTTACACGGAAAACTAGTTGCGAAAAAAGAAGCCTTACAGTTAGTTGCATATATACAATCTTTAAAACAAATTCCATTACCAGACGGATCTAAAACTCCAATTTTTTTATACAAGAAAGAAACCAAGGTATCACTTGAGTCTAATTCGAATAGCGATGCTGATGGAAAAACGCTTTACATAGCCAATTGTCAAAGCTGCCATCAAGCAAACGGCGAAGGCCTTAAAGGTGCATTCCCTTCATTAAAAGGGAGTCCTATTGTTAACGGAGACAATTTAGAACTATATGTAGATATTATTATGAATGGCTATGATGCCCGAGCAGAATATGGAGTCATGTCCGCAGTGGGCACAAACATGGAATTCAGCGAACATCAAGTTGCGGCAATTATTAATTACGAAAGAACAAGTTGGGGAAATACTGGTAAAAAGGTAAGTCCTGAAGAAGTAAAGAAAATAATGGATTTTATTAAAATTAAAGCGACAGCAGCAAAATGA
- a CDS encoding cbb3-type cytochrome c oxidase subunit I, which translates to MIHLENSPPTATFIFILFIGLFLAIIWYFLRKFNIQVSLEKKWRKETTTKRFSSYISSLNSNQITEYLKVKRLLRSKKKSDINKGISTIILILFSSLTLSAQNNTNPEKGLFGQGGIIITLILILIPVLLGSIFAIVKAINAFKIYNNQNKLQDSKQFAENLIAIEDEELESTLLKRKAALDYTLSNYELSGKNKAEDTIGIIQNANPDHQVHFTAQKKKAIPRPSLDKDITKLILWYLGCAAFWLVLGGTIGEYVGIKFVSPDADHISWLSFGRLRPVHTNMVFWGWASLGIIGLGYYVVPTVSNAKTYNIKWGWNALWLINAMVIFGTISLMAGINNGGGEFREYIWPIMALFAVALILTLLNFLKTVAKRTTKEIYISNWYIISSIIFTIIIALTAYLPFWQNGISETIIQGYYMHSGVGMWFTLYTLGLLYYFIPQQLNRPIYAYSLGILAFWTQILFYTIIGTHHFVFSAIPWWLQTVAIVGSGGMIIPVVAATINYFFTFKGQWKKVSNSYTLPFFFVAVMYYFIVSMQGTAEAFKFTNQLWHFTDFTVGHSHLGFYGIITFAIWGGTYTIVPRLTGIEPQHHIVGAHFWLAFIGLLFYAIPLSIGGTLKGMMWMEGKPFIDSVVMMFDYWLWRAIGGSLMFLAHFVFAYNFYKMTRKPTVDIDIKEEAIRHLKSIIGN; encoded by the coding sequence ATGATTCATCTTGAAAATTCACCACCAACCGCAACCTTCATATTTATATTATTCATAGGATTATTTTTAGCCATCATTTGGTACTTCCTTAGAAAATTTAATATTCAGGTATCTCTGGAAAAAAAATGGAGAAAAGAAACTACTACTAAAAGATTTTCTTCCTATATATCTAGTTTAAATTCAAATCAGATAACAGAATATCTTAAAGTAAAGCGGTTGCTTCGTTCTAAAAAAAAATCTGATATAAATAAAGGTATAAGCACTATTATACTTATACTTTTCTCCTCATTAACATTATCTGCTCAAAATAATACTAATCCGGAAAAGGGATTGTTTGGTCAAGGCGGTATTATTATAACCCTTATATTAATTTTAATACCTGTTTTGCTAGGATCAATTTTTGCGATTGTTAAAGCAATTAATGCGTTCAAAATTTATAATAATCAAAATAAATTACAAGATTCTAAGCAATTTGCAGAAAATCTTATAGCAATAGAAGATGAGGAACTGGAAAGTACTCTTCTAAAACGTAAAGCTGCACTTGATTATACATTGTCTAACTATGAGCTATCTGGAAAAAATAAGGCAGAAGATACAATAGGCATCATTCAAAATGCAAATCCAGATCACCAGGTTCACTTCACAGCACAAAAAAAGAAAGCAATTCCAAGGCCTAGCCTCGACAAAGATATCACAAAATTAATCCTATGGTATTTGGGATGCGCTGCCTTTTGGCTTGTACTTGGTGGTACTATTGGTGAATATGTAGGAATAAAATTTGTGTCTCCTGATGCGGATCATATTAGTTGGTTGAGTTTTGGAAGGCTAAGACCTGTTCATACGAATATGGTTTTTTGGGGTTGGGCATCATTAGGCATAATCGGTTTAGGATATTACGTAGTACCAACGGTTAGTAATGCAAAAACATACAACATCAAATGGGGATGGAATGCTCTTTGGTTAATTAATGCGATGGTAATCTTTGGTACAATAAGTTTAATGGCAGGTATCAATAATGGTGGCGGAGAGTTCAGAGAATATATATGGCCAATCATGGCGCTATTTGCAGTCGCTCTTATTCTAACATTATTAAACTTTTTAAAAACTGTAGCTAAACGCACTACCAAAGAAATTTACATTTCAAACTGGTATATTATTTCATCCATTATTTTCACAATTATAATTGCCCTAACGGCTTACTTGCCATTTTGGCAAAATGGCATTAGCGAAACAATCATTCAAGGCTATTATATGCACTCCGGTGTTGGTATGTGGTTTACTTTATATACACTTGGGTTGTTATATTATTTTATTCCTCAGCAATTAAACCGTCCAATCTATGCGTATAGCTTAGGTATATTGGCGTTTTGGACACAAATTTTATTTTACACAATTATAGGCACACATCATTTTGTTTTTAGCGCAATTCCATGGTGGCTACAAACAGTTGCTATTGTTGGTAGTGGTGGTATGATAATTCCTGTTGTAGCCGCTACAATTAATTACTTTTTTACATTTAAAGGTCAATGGAAAAAAGTATCGAACAGTTACACTTTACCATTCTTTTTTGTTGCTGTTATGTATTATTTTATTGTTTCTATGCAGGGTACAGCTGAAGCATTTAAGTTTACTAATCAATTATGGCACTTCACCGATTTTACAGTGGGACATTCTCATCTTGGGTTTTATGGCATAATCACATTCGCCATTTGGGGTGGCACCTATACAATAGTTCCAAGGTTAACAGGTATAGAGCCGCAACATCATATTGTTGGAGCGCACTTTTGGTTAGCCTTTATTGGATTATTGTTTTATGCTATCCCTTTATCCATTGGCGGCACGTTGAAAGGCATGATGTGGATGGAAGGTAAACCCTTTATTGATAGTGTTGTAATGATGTTTGACTATTGGTTATGGAGAGCAATTGGTGGCAGTTTAATGTTTTTAGCTCACTTTGTCTTTGCTTATAATTTCTATAAAATGACACGAAAACCAACTGTTGATATTGATATTAAAGAAGAGGCAATTAGACATTTAAAATCAATCATTGGAAATTAA
- a CDS encoding cytochrome C, whose protein sequence is MSANSKVIIFLDDEKIPFGEFEAPINFELDTRKLVDGAHNLKIVSKDPLGKEGIRLIPFTVRNGPAIAVEGISENEVVDGVLPIMINAYGKGDQKRFLIEGSETPQSIPAWLWALIIGFVGWGIYYAVTALNTLL, encoded by the coding sequence ATGAGCGCCAATAGTAAAGTAATAATATTCTTAGACGACGAGAAAATTCCTTTTGGGGAATTTGAAGCTCCAATAAATTTTGAACTCGATACGCGTAAGTTGGTTGATGGAGCTCATAATCTAAAAATAGTCAGCAAAGATCCATTAGGTAAAGAAGGCATCCGCCTCATTCCATTTACAGTCCGAAATGGACCTGCTATTGCTGTTGAAGGTATTTCAGAAAACGAAGTAGTAGATGGCGTTTTACCAATTATGATAAATGCCTATGGTAAAGGTGATCAAAAAAGATTTTTGATTGAAGGTAGTGAAACTCCCCAAAGCATACCTGCTTGGCTTTGGGCTTTAATTATTGGCTTCGTAGGCTGGGGAATCTATTATGCAGTAACCGCTTTAAATACACTTCTATAA